Genomic window (Streptomyces sp. LX-29):
CTGGAGGCGGCGATCACGCTGGCCGAGGAAGAGGGCGAGTTCACCGGCGCGGGCGTGCTGGTCACCGGCTCCGTGATCACGGTGGGCGAGGCCCGGCTGCTGCTGGGGAGGGGCTGAGATGCGAACCCTGTGTTCGAGCACGCTGATAGGCGAGTTCTTCGTGATCGGCTTCGCCGGGCTGGTGGCGATGAACACCTCCGACCTGTCGACCGCCACGGTGTGGACGGTCAGCGGCGTCGCCATGGTGCTGTGCCTGCTGCTGTGCGGCATGGTCAGCCGCCCGGGAGCGGTGCAGATCGGCTGGGCGCTCCAGATCGGACTGATCCTCAGCGGCTTCGTCGTCGGCACGATGTTCGTCCTGGGCGCCCTCTTCGCCGCCCTGTGGTGGGCCTCGGTCCACTTCGGCCGCAAGGTCGACGAGGCGAAGGCCCGCTTCGCGGCGCAGGCGGCGGCCGAGCGATCCGCCTAGCCGCGTAGCCGGGCGTCCCGCCTGGCGCGGGTGACCGGCCATGCGATGCGTCCCGGTGGGG
Coding sequences:
- a CDS encoding DUF4233 domain-containing protein — its product is MRTLCSSTLIGEFFVIGFAGLVAMNTSDLSTATVWTVSGVAMVLCLLLCGMVSRPGAVQIGWALQIGLILSGFVVGTMFVLGALFAALWWASVHFGRKVDEAKARFAAQAAAERSA